A stretch of the Salmo salar chromosome ssa20, Ssal_v3.1, whole genome shotgun sequence genome encodes the following:
- the LOC106581433 gene encoding pentraxin-related protein PTX3, with protein sequence MFLRWLPQAVCLVSVCVSLTLGYEDDIEVNYGDSYYNEITEGEPLEPTATPAPGPCKATDMTKWDKLFSMLENSQMRENMLLQYSDDIIKVELGSLRGEMLRFVAQYGGACGVAVETAGRRMSMQMEARLRESMEHLRQDRSTAADNSAGNSHQEKLLQQLLTAARTQAVRLIKLENSCLSNLEATGENLQQEVASAEMLVAVVTELAKTRAVLELALKSAQQRHLPAGCETALLFPMRSRRIFSSVTPDLPLSLSSFTVCLWAKPVSVSNRTVLFSYGTKRNPYEIQLLLSGTRALFTVGGEAHLVEARGVVKGGGVWTHLCGAWSSEQGIASLWADGHRVAFTPGVAEGHMLPDGGSLQLGQEKNGLGQEKNGGVVSGGSGGSESQMPGFEGGFDAKLAFAGKMTGVNMWDRVLTEEEISQLALQDGEGCEQRGNVVGWGLTEIVPHGGAQFIN encoded by the exons ATGTTTCTGCGGTGGCTCCCCCAGGCAGTGTGTctggtgtccgtgtgtgtgtcgctGACTCTTGGGTACGAAGACGATATCGAGGTGAACTATGGAGACAGCTACTACAACGAGATCACAGAGGGAGAGCCACTGGAGC ccacAGCTACCCCAGCCCCAGGACCCTGTAAGGCTACAGACATGACTAAATGGGACAAGCTCTTCTCCATGCTGGAGAACTCTCAGATGAGGGAGAACATGCTTCTGCAGTACTCCGATGACATCATCAAGGTGGAGTTGGGGTCGCTGCGTGGAGAGATGCTAAG GTTCGTGGCTCAGTACGGAGGGGCCTGTGGCGTTGCGGTGGAGACCGCTGGGCGGAGGATGTCCATGCAGATGGAGGCTCGCCTCAGGGAGAGCATGGAGCATCTCAGACAGGATCGAAGCACTGCTGCTGACAATTCAGCTGGGAATAGCCATCAGGAAAAGCTGTTACAGCAGCTTCTAACTGCTGCGAGGACACAGGCTGTCCGACTTATCAAGCTGGAAAACAGCTGCCTGAGTAATCTAGAGGCTACGGGGGAAAACTTGCAGCAGGAAGTGGCATCAGCAGAGATGCTGGTTGCCGTGGTGACAGAGCTGGCGAAGACGAGGGCAGTGCTAGAGCTCGCGCTCAAGTCGGCACAGCAACGACACCTGCCTGCAG GCTGTGAGACCGCTCTTCTCTTCCCTATGCGTTCCCGTCGCATCTTCTCATCAGTGACaccagacctccctctctccctctcttccttcaccGTGTGCCTGTGGGCCAAGCCCGTCTCCGTCTCCAACAGAACCGTGCTGTTTTCCTACGGAACCAAACGGAACCCCTATGAGATACAGCTCCTTCTTAGCGGAACAAGGGCTCTCTTCACAGTGGGAGGAGAGGCTCACCTGGTGGAGGCACGGGGCGTGGTGAAAGGAGGAGGAGTTTGGACCCACCTATGTGGGGCTTGGAGCTCTGAGCAGGGCATAGCGTCACTATGGGCCGATGGACACAGAGTGGCATTCACACCCGGGGTGGCCGAGGGCCACATGTTACCCGATGGAGGCTCACTCCAGCTTGGGCAGGAGAAGAATGGCCTTGGGCAGGAGAAGAACGGTGGTGTGGTCTCTGGAGGGTCAGGTGGCAGTGAGAGTCAGATGCCTGGGTTTGAGGGAGGCTTCGATGCCAAGTTGGCATTCGCTGGGAAGATGACGGGGGTGAACATGTGGGACCGTGTGCTGACAGAGGAGGAGATATCCCAGCTGGCTTTGCAGGACGGTGAGGGGTGTGAGCAGAGGGGGAATGTAGTTGGGTGGGGCTTGACGGAGATCGTGCCTCACGGGGGTGCTCAGTTCATCAACTAA